The sequence below is a genomic window from Salminus brasiliensis chromosome 6, fSalBra1.hap2, whole genome shotgun sequence.
TAATTATGTTAGTTATCCCATAAAAACCTCTCACATCAACAAGTGGGATGCAAGTTACACAGTaactgaacagtcagttcttgtagTCGGCATTTTGGGATTGAGGAGAAATGATCATGTGTGAAGATCTGAGCAACTGACAAACGGCAGTTATAATAAACATGTCCAAAAACAGTAAGGCTTGTTGGGTGCTCCTGGTCAGCTGTGGTGAGCAACTACAGACAGCAGTGTAGCTGAACAAATCTTCAAATGGCGAGAGAGCGTAGACCGCCAAATTTATTGATAGAGGAGGACAACTAAAGCTATCCCACTTGGGAAGAACCAACAGTAGGTCTACTGTGGCACAACTGTTACAGGAAGAATACCTTACAAAACTCAGTGCATAACATCCAGTGCCTGTGCTTAACCCCTATACACCATCAAAAGCACCTACAACAGGCATACAAGATCCACAATCATGGACAAGTGGCACTTTGATGAATCCTCTATTACATCATTTGGATGTTTGTGTGCACAATTTTTACTGGTGTGATGTTGAATCTTCGTGCTAACGTCAATAGATGGCCTACCAGGGCATTCCATTATTCACTCCTTTTCGTTTGGGAGGGAAAGATCAAAGACAATAATGCGACATGACTAACTGTGACTAAAACCCTACcgaaaacattagtaaatgtgtgtgtgtgtgtgtgtgtatatatatatatatatatatatatatatatatatatatatatatatatgagcttTGGCACATGCTGAAAAACTATTACTGTTATTGCCCATTAAATTTTATAGAGGTGAAACTGTAGTTTTCATTTGGCAAGTGCGATTTTGCATTTTGTGGTCATTCCATGGTCTGTTTATTCAGACACATGTAAAAGTAAAGGCAGCACAGATCGTGTGACAGCTCAGTGAGCTCACTGCTTTAGTAAGCAGCCTCTAAATCCTACGTGTCACCCAGACGAAGTGGTCTGATGGCTAAATCAATTCCTGTTTCCTGAactggaggagagagaagagtcAGGTTAACACTGACCCCCAAGCTCAAAGACTGGGGCAGGCCATCTGGAGGCATCTGAAAGGAGATTAGACTCAAATTCAGCAACACTGGTGTGGCAACAACCTCAGGATCTCATACATTGAATGACTCGGTTCAGTTGTTCACACAAAACACATCTCAAGAAACCCTGATCCAGAGCAGCATATGCTGTTGCGTCAGATCCCTGAGGTTATCTGATTCAGTAGAAGAATTACTTGTTCTTTGTTGGAACCATGTGGCTCATCTGCAGAAGTGCTGACTCCATTCAAGGGTGTAACATGTAGAAATGACACATTAGGATGAATGGTGTTTTACAGATTTGAACATGGTAGCATTATCATTATGTCAACCCAGCCTTTTAACCATGCGCCTGCAATGTGGATTGaagctttgttttttgtgtgcGTGTTTTTTTAAGGTACTGACTGCAGAAAATAAATGCTCCTGACAGAAAAGAACAAAGCTTTGACTTGAAACTACTAGCTGGCAATTTACTCTTTTGTCTAATTCTGCATGCCCTTTTCTTTAAAGAAAGTCAAGGGAAGCAGGAAAACACTGCATTCTCCCGGCTGTCCAGCACGACAACGTTCAGTGGATCTCCCCGTGCAAAACACTTCTCGCAGAACTGCACGTGTTTTTATAACCGAAATTACCAAAACAAGAGAACATTTGCTACAACTGCCACTGCAATAGGGTGGCATGTGTCAACTGCGTTATATAGTATCTTGTCAGTGGAAGAAAACACtagctcatttaaaaaaacaccatGGCATCAGGCCAGCGACCAGCGTGGACAGTCAGCTAACGAGCTAAATGACTTCTGTATCACTTTTGCTGCtggctagctacattagccgtCAACTTAGCGCAAACATACTGGTATGTCCTGAACCCTACATTTAGCAGAAAAGGAAAGCCATCTCACAACTGGAAGTGCTTTGTGTAACCGAGAGCAGACAAAACCTGTCACATGACGCGGAGACCACCACCCTTCAATTTCTGCAAACTAACAGTATCGAGCCCTAACATTATTTAATTCGCTGTGGCCTCGCTGAAATTCTAGGGCACAACATCGGCTGTTCTAACTGCTGATTGGCTTACGCCTTCCCTAGTAACGACGCAATTGGCTGAAGTCTCTGTCACTCACAATAACCCCGCCCCACACAACCGAGATTCCCAACTCCTGGCGGCCCTGCAAGTGCTCTTTCCGCCTTCCGCTTCCACCGACCTGAGGCAAAACCACCGCCAGCTCCCAGTTAGAAACAATACTTACGGTGTAATACGACAGCAAGCCTGCGTTATAGTCCAGAACAAACCACCGATACTGCCAACCCTTCATCAGGTTAGTCCATTTGCTCAGCGGCCCTTCCATGATGGACGCCATCTTTGCACTTAACCAACCAGACGTTGAGGGGGAGGAGCGAgtgagaaggaaaaaacaagaGCATCTACGTCACATGTCACAGTGCTTCACAACTAACAGAAATGATCTGGGGATAAAATGATCTGGGATTATTTAATGAGGTATAAGTAGATATAAGGGAATTTCTGTGCATATATTCAAACTATTTTAAATGGTTTGTGCTAGCTAACTTTGCTGGTGCACAACTGCACAGGGCTGTAAACTGGGGTAAAGTGTCATGTCAGTTACTTATGATCCTTATAAACGTAAACTACGATGTTGAACCTTGAACCATGTTTCTGGTGTGAGGGTGGGCAATGCGAGCAAGTTTACTGTTACTGCCATGGTCAAAGAACATATTTGAGCATCTGTGGTGTATAATTTATAATtggaaattacattttaataaacagtTATAATCTTCCGTGGGAGatatcctacacattttttattttaggattttttcagaaagttttttttttattagacagTAAGACAGACTACGCAGCTAGTGTAACCAAACTGTATAACTGCCAGACAAAAATAGTAAAACCTAATTTATTTTCTGCTTGGACAGGAGTTTGCCTGATTTGTAGCAGACGGCTTCGCGGAATTCTTTGATAGAGCTAAGTTGCATGTAAATCCACATTGCTAAAAGATCTGACAACTCAAGGACAGCGGTTGTGTTCTTGAGCGTTCCGTGTAGTCTGTTGTTGCCCTCAAGACAAGATTGGAGGTAACACGACGCAGAATTAAAGAATTGTGAAGTTCAGCAGTCAGTCATGTACCGGTGTTTATCCAGGTAAGAAAATATAACTCAGCGATAAACTGAGTTTAGCTTACTTAAATAGTTATTATTGACAAGTTGGCATCGATAAGGCCAACTGACCTTTACTTAGATGACATATATCAGGAAAatgtagcactagctagctagctcatgCTATTCCCAGCGCTTACTGCTGCACAGATTAAGTTAGACACTGCTAGCTAGCTTTAAATCAACGTTCACAGAAGGACGTAATCGATTATTAGAGTGTGGTAGTTCAGGAAAACACTGCCTGTCAGGGTTGTGGCCGTCAAGGCTCGCAGTAAGTAGCAGTAAGCTTCAGGATagtttttattacttttgttttccataaaaaaaaactaaaccaaCCTTatgaaaagcaataaaaaagatAATGATGAACTTCTGCTACAACctctaccactactactactgccagcACACTTTACAATAATTAAGGACCCGATGTTTAGCTCACAGTGTAGATGAATTTAATGTCATGACTCAGAAGAACATTCCCAAATCTTGCAATGCTGTTTAGACTGACTGAAGTAACTTTTGGTCTTTTAACAGTGTTTTCTGTCTGAATGGAGGGAGAAGCCTAGCAAACATATCACGCCACCAGCCACTGTCATGGATCATAGAAAAGAAGCATGCACCAGCTGTCTTTAACTGCCTTTTGTGTCAGTGCATGTATTCAACCAGTCCATTGCAGCACAGGACACAAAACACTCAACAGCCATGCTGGCCTGCCCAACCAGCCTCACACCGCTACATGGCATCCAGAAGTTTGCCCAGTGCCTTTCCTGTAATAGACGGTGCCTTTctgccaatacacagccatGTGTTTGAAATAAATTTACAAAACAGCCAGATGTGCCAACAAAGGTATATGTGTGTTACTCTAAATCACTTGTTAAAGCTCTTTTCCTTTTAAAGGGGTCTTTACAGGGAAGACTTTTATTTATGCATCGTtcaaatattgtgatgtaaacAAAGAGTGGTTTAATTCACAATGATgaattgtagagaaacttaccatCTTTGATTTCTTTATAGTGGTTAACCGCTTCCAATTTTGCCTTGCCTTCCAGCATTTTAAAATACACTTTAGGCCAAAACCTTGCAAAACTTGTCATTTAAACAATGTCTCAGATATCTGCCAGCATGTGTGTTACTATTTCGTGTAAGGAAGACATTAAAAACTGGATATCTGGGTCCTATCACCAACagtgtgaacagttctgacagGGTTAGTTTGTCTTtatcatttaattatgcagatgtTTTTAAACATCAGTGGTTTTCTTCTTTATTACTACCACATTGTAATACATAGACTACTTAGTATATATGCATAATTGTTAGTTGTTAAGTTCATGCAAGATTGTTTCCTCTCTGTGGTCTGAATGTGTTCATATTGGATACCTTACAGGTTGTTTATGTGTCCAGGTACCTGGAACACTGGGATAAAGTGTTAAAGAGTAATAAAAATGCCATAACacgacacacacagagaaacaagAAAGTTCTAGTCCGAGACAGAATCCTCATGCTATTGGATGATGAAGATTATCTAGAGCTTTCTCCTTTTGCTGGGATGAGTTTACCGTATGGAGAAATCCTATCTGCTGGCTGTCTTACAGGTACTAGTAATAATAGGGGGAAAAACAGAAGACTACTTTAGCACAGTCTCAAATCTTGAATGGTCTCGTACTTCATCGGCTGTACCTATGTCTCTTTTGCCCTCAGTGTATGTTTATTgacagtttttgttttgttgcttaCAGGTGTTGGTAAAATAAATGggctgtggtgtgtgtttgtggctaATGATGCCACAGTGAAAGGTGGCACAGCGTACCCTATCACAGTAAAAAAACAGCTCCGGGCACAAGAAGTGGCCATTCAGAATCATCTGCCCTGTGTGTACCTGGTTGACAGTGGTGGTGCATTTTTACCTCTTCAGGTAAGCTGCACAATAAAATTCTTAAACCATCTGACATTccttataattttttttttttatctgttggGAAATATTGCTTtttactcacctttacacctgtgtaatgtgctgGGACAGtaaatgtgatttgatttgacctTTTTCTGTCTTAGATTTATGCAAAGAAAACCAAATTGAATCAATGTTTGATTACTGAAGTGCTCTTTTTTGCTGGGATCCCCAAAAAAGAATCCATACTCTGCAACGTGTACAGAATGTAACAGCATCTGTGTTAACATAAACATAGAAAAGAGCAGATACACCCCCATTTGATACTTTTACTTGTTTTTAAAGCCCTTAGTGGCAGAGCACCTTTGTACTATTTGAGAATGTCTGCATGTATGTTCTAACACTTAATCTGAGATCTGCAGATACTGGTCTTCTGCAAATCCTCTGCATAAATTGCAGAAACAGATAAATTAAAGCGCTGCAACTTGTATGAAAAGTGCTCAATTAAAAAAGACTACATTGCAATGTGGGgatcagggtttaaacacagcacataatttaaatacagtattgcaaaacataatattgcaatactttgatatatcaatattttgttACACCCCTAGGCAGAAATCTTCCCTGATAAGAACCATGGTGGCCGCATTTTTTACAATGAAGCTATAATGTCAGCAATGAAGATTCCACAGGTATGATAAAGTGATCTAGTAAGTAGACAAGAACCATATGgtatgtttgtatttatttactggTGATTTTGACAGCTGTGCCCCCCTTTCAGActtattatagtatatattatatacaaccTGTGACCAAGTGAAAGCAAGTGAAAAGCCATTAATGCTGTTATTTTGTACCTAACCTGCAGGTGTCAGTAGTGTGTGGATCGTGCACAGCTGGTGGAGCATATGTACCCACCATGGCAGAGGAGACGGTGATGGTTCATAGGATAGGGACCATCTTTTTGGGTGGGCCACCCTTGGTTAAAGCTGCTACAGGTGAAGAAGTGTCTCCTGAGGATCTTGGAGGGGCCACTTTGCACTCAGAGTAAGTAAATTAATCATAAAAGTGTTCCAGCATATCCTTGGactttaaatttacatttacatttaaggcatttagcagacgctcttatccagagcgacttacaaaagtgctttgctatttacccaagaataacctcagctagtttaaaaaggctctctgctattcacccacgCTTTCTCTgaaaaggtgggtcttcagtctgctgaACTGGCACCAGCAGATATTAACATGGAGAAAATATTAAACTCAGGTTGGAATATTTTCTATTGGACAATTCAGTTTAGGTGTTCAGGTGTTTCAAACCAGCAGTAGGGAGTTGTGAAGAGCACACCTGTATTTACCAACATGTAAGGTAAAGTTGTTCTTGTTGCAGGGTTAGTGGCTGTGTGGACCATTTTGCTGCTGTGGAGAGTGAGGCATTCGAGTGCACCAGAAACATCATCTCCACTCTTAACTTCAGGCTTCCAGAGGAGAACACCACTGAGGTCGAGGAGCCTTTGCACAGTGCTGAGGAGCTTATGGGCCTTGCTCCACTGAGCTACAGTTACAGCCTGGATGTTAGACTGGTAAGCAGAGCACTTTGTTTGATTTAGTCAAGTTCCTTAAAGTATATaagtaatttatatatttataattgattataatctctctctctctctctccttgcatTTTTAGATTGTTAGCAGACTGACTGATGGTAGTCGGTTCCAGGAGTTCAAGAGTCGCTATGGTACCACTCTCCTTACTGGGTTCGCCAGAATCAAGGGGTATGAAGTATATCTTGAACTTGACAGTACACACAGCATACAGTATTGCCAGTATTCCCACATTGATCTTCAGAACACTCCTGCCATTGGATATTCTgactaaataattattaatgatttaaatgattaaaaacgAATGTACGTTGATTACGCACTTAATGTCGTTAATGAGTAGTAATTAGTAAATATGAAATGTGAACTATATAGTTATGCATGATGCCTAGACTAATCATATCAGTCTCGACTTGGAGCCAAATGTAGGTGATTTGTGGTTTGAAGCTTCCAATATTTTAGGTGAAAAAATAAAAGGTCTAAAGCAAATGTTATAATCGGTGGAAGATGCATgtaaatacacatacaaatacTTTTTTACTAGAGGTGTAACGGTACACAAAAGTCGTGGTTTGGTTCCCacagtttgggatgagtttggtaCAACTGCAAAAAGCAACAAACCCGGCCAAATACATAGTGTtacgttgttgttgttttttttcctatttattttgtttattttgtttattaaggTTAAGTTTGTTCCACCTTGTCCCCCCTAAGGTAGCTATTACTGCCAGTAGCGAATGAAGCAGTACAATATAAGTACAATAAACGTGTTAACAGATTTATGCTTAAGGTTTCACACTTGTAAAATTTGGTTCCACATTTAATTTATTAGTCTTCTGCCACTGCGTGGGCGATTCATCAATAGATTACAGCATACTGGGAGTTTTTCCTACAACTACACACCCTGACCTCCCCACCGTGGCGGCTCAGTACAACTATACATACCATTACAGTATTGtcttaaatacatacatacatacatggcTGAACTACATACAAAGTTCAGCCCTGTCTGCTCACTACTCTTCAGAGCACACTGACCAAACATTTTGAGACAAACCCCAACATTTTAAATAACAATCTTTGGCACACCGGTCAAACCACCTAACAAAACAGCATATCTTTATTATTAGTAAAAAGGGAAATGGGACATGCATGTTTTAAGTGCTAAGGTTACACTCTAAACTAAATTAACTACTGTTTTTAGACCTGTCCGGATTTACATCTATGTATTTTATCAGTTATTAACTTGTTAACTTGCGTCGGAAAATAGGTGTTTGGCTGCCGTATTTAGTCTCTGAGTGCACATATCGGAGCTCCCCCTGTGTATTAAAAACTTCTACAAATCACTAGAATCACTAGAGTTTTTTGGCAATAATTAAATTCAACATATCAGATTCAAGCAAACATTTCctgacaaacacaaacacaagcaaacAGCCATGCCACACCATGTCAGTAttacatgtctcctccaataccTTATAACAACAAGAAGGTACTATTAGAAATACTTTGCTGTTTAGAGAAAAATTTGACCTTAATGAGAGaacagttttgttttttctttattcctGTTTTACTAGACATCAGGTCGGCATTGTGGCAAACAATGGGGAGCTGACATATGAAGCCTCTCTGAAAGGTAGCAATTTTGTTCAGCTGTGTGACCAGAGAGATATTCCCCTAATCTTCCTGCAGAACACAGCCCCAGAGCCTGTCCACACTTTCTCAAAAGCCAAGGTACAGCTCTATTGCCACTACTGGAGTCTTAATCAAACTCCCTGGTAAAAATTtggttgattttctaagtgcaGTGAAGTGAACTTAATATGACTTATAAAATCAACACCACTTTTAACTTGACTTTAATTAACATAATTAACAGTTCCCCCAAGCGTGTTAAGCAGTCCAATGATGTTGCGttggcagcagttcaaaaacatGGGGATGACTGCCCATGCTAGTTTTCACACTTCAGACCTAGCTAATGGGTGCATAGATGCCAACTAAAGAGCCCCATAGTCTTAAAACCTAAAAGGACTATTAAACTGTTGTTAAAAAGAGGGGACTGTAAGGTATAGGGCCATTATGGCAACCATAAAAACTGCACTGTTCATTGTGCACACATTTCACTTTCTGGTTCTAAACCTTGTGGGGTTGCCAGATTCGATGTCCCTGCCAAATTGAGGTAGACCTGATGAGTTTGCAGGGTGTGTTATGATTAGGGCACTTTTATAATTGAACCGCAGCGCCATAACATTTAATGTTAGACAGATGTTAGTCTTGACAGAAGGGGGCGAATTGTAGGTTTGATGGCACAGCTGGctgttttaaaaatgatttttacaTGGTCAATACAAATAATCATTAGTAATAAGCACAACACAATtttacaaaaagaaaagtaatgcCAAATGAAATAGATTATTAATAAATGCAGTATATTCTCACATGATTCATATACGTTGGACATATGTTGAAAAAACCCAGTTTGATGAGCGTAAGTGGGTGTGAATTGCTGATTTATGAAATTTTAATGAAATATATGTCAAAGATATAAACTGTTAACACATACAgagtacagtgtacagtgtatttTACATTTACCATGGATTGCTGGGAATATTAAAGACATGTTTTGTGGAATCAGTCTTTACAGTGTAATAAGATCATAATGATAAAGTTACAGAATTCTGTCTGCTACAGAATGGAATTTATTTGTGACCAGCAGGGTAGAATGGCCAGTaagaatatttttatatattgtattaacTGATCACTTGACCTTGTTCTGTGTATCCCAGGCAGAGTCTAACACCAACAGACTCAAAGCTCAGGGATCCATGATGTCTGCTGTGGCCTGTGCTTCTATTCCTAAGATAACTGTGGTCATTGGAGGCTGTCATGGTGGAGACAGCTATGCCATGGTCAGTAGTTCAAAGTGTTGTTTCAGTCATTGTTTCAGTATTGGATTGATTGTTGATTATTACCTGTTTTAAGACAGTTGTTAAATTTTACTGCATTCCGCTTTCCTTTTAGTGTGGAAGGGCTTTTGACCCCAACTTCCTGTTTCTGTGGCCCAATGCTAGAGTGTCAATTTTGGCCCCAGGGCATGCTGGTGCTTTGGTGCAGGATGAAGTGGATGCCCAGCAGATTAATGAGAAGTAAGAGGCAGTAAGAGGCAggctctgatttttttttttatggtttaGATGATGGCTGCACAGAGACCGGAGGTGTTATGACTTTAGAGTGAACAATGAACACAACATGATGGTACACATttcataataatcatttataattACATGAATTTCGATTGTTTTTATAAAGGCTTAAAGAAGAGAGCTCAGCTTTCTTCTCATCATGCAGACTGTGGGATGATGGAGTGATTCTTCCTCAAGACACAAGAAAGGTATCTAAaatatgtgtaatgtgtgtttgtgttgtagccTTGTAGTGCAGATGCGGGCAAAGGTCAAATACACAATTTAGAAATGTAAATAACACAAATGAAGCTTCATTTGTAATGAAGTTTTATGATGTGATGATCCAAAGTTCTGGTAATAGAAACACTGTTTCTATAAGATATTATGTAGCTCTGCCTAAGGGGAATTCATATAATACTAAATGAATCTACATTCCAGCTCACTCATACCTTGGAAAGCTAAAATTAAACCCAATGTGCAAGACAAAAGTGAAATCAAGCTGGGTAGCTGACTTAAATGTGCCTAGAAaatttaaactttttaaaactcattcagatttttttcattAGGTGTTGGGGAAATGTCTCAAAATCATCCAGCAACAGGAATACCAGCTGTCTAAGAAGAAGCAGCAAAATCCCTTTCTTCGACTATAACACTACCTCTGAACAAATCACCTTACtacaattttttatattttttttaaattaaaatgtagGCTTTTTGAGGTCTTTCCCAAATTGTAcgttaatataaataatatacttaTGTCATTtgtgcaataaaaaaaacaattaatcttTGTACATACAGATGTGTCTTTTTGTATTCCTGTTAAAATGTGGAATAAAATGGTCCAGATAGAAAAGACAAAGTTACAAAGTGTTTGCAGGCCTGCTGGGTTTAGATTAAAAGGTGCAGAACTGGAGAGCCAGAAGTTCTGTGCATTTG
It includes:
- the LOC140557338 gene encoding biotin-dependent 3-methylcrotonyl-coenzyme A carboxylase beta1 subunit; this encodes MYRCLSSVFCLNGGRSLANISRHQPLSWIIEKKHAPAVFNCLLCQCMYSTSPLQHRTQNTQQPCWPAQPASHRYMASRSLPSAFPVIDGAFLPIHSHVFEINLQNSQMCQQRYLEHWDKVLKSNKNAITRHTQRNKKVLVRDRILMLLDDEDYLELSPFAGMSLPYGEILSAGCLTGVGKINGLWCVFVANDATVKGGTAYPITVKKQLRAQEVAIQNHLPCVYLVDSGGAFLPLQAEIFPDKNHGGRIFYNEAIMSAMKIPQVSVVCGSCTAGGAYVPTMAEETVMVHRIGTIFLGGPPLVKAATGEEVSPEDLGGATLHSEVSGCVDHFAAVESEAFECTRNIISTLNFRLPEENTTEVEEPLHSAEELMGLAPLSYSYSLDVRLIVSRLTDGSRFQEFKSRYGTTLLTGFARIKGHQVGIVANNGELTYEASLKGSNFVQLCDQRDIPLIFLQNTAPEPVHTFSKAKAESNTNRLKAQGSMMSAVACASIPKITVVIGGCHGGDSYAMCGRAFDPNFLFLWPNARVSILAPGHAGALVQDEVDAQQINEKLKEESSAFFSSCRLWDDGVILPQDTRKVLGKCLKIIQQQEYQLSKKKQQNPFLRL